The Lycium barbarum isolate Lr01 chromosome 12, ASM1917538v2, whole genome shotgun sequence genome includes a region encoding these proteins:
- the LOC132624032 gene encoding zinc finger CCCH domain-containing protein 14 isoform X1 produces MQNENPSSDGLNTSTIDVNKNYTSSDATSPHLADNPFLSPTSTHQFDSSEFIPNFYSTFSRSSNSPSLTSFDDTDDLVIDHHRLHQPSYVLEYQQLYNRYTLCLAHLQESIKEVEALHQENESLRLVNTDLDRRLSLLTQATIQNCLLSDFNRFGLGVNHDNQIPDSRPPNIRQGNGNVVEPNRPERRNVEQRVSLPKSISVRSSGYLKLKAQGGGNNGGPSQGKTKQKSTNPPLTESQQRVYVPGGKKEEEAVEFDVYNQGMFKTELCNKWQETGTCPYGENCQFAHGITELRPVIRHPRYKTEVCRMVLAGDMCPYGHRCHFRHSLTEEERRTGPALF; encoded by the exons ATGCAGAACGAAAATCCTTCAAGTGATGGCCTTAACACCAGCACCATTGATGTCAACAAAAACTATACTTCCTCTGATGCAACTTCACCACACTTGGCTGATAATCCATTTCTCTCACCTACCTCAACTCACCAATTCGATTCCTCTGAATTCATCCCCAATTTCTACTCTACTTTCTCTCGTAGCTCAAATTCACCTTCCTTAACCTCCTTTGACGATACTGATGACCTCGTCATTGATCACCACCGCCTCCATCAACCTAGCTATGTTCTCGAGTACCAGCAACTCTACAATCGCTACACTCTCTGCCTTGCTCATCTACAGGAATCTATCAAAGAAGTTGAAGCTCTTCATCAGGAGAATGAATCTCTCAGGCTTGTTAACACCGATTTGGATCGACGCCTTAGCCTCCTCACTCAGGCTACCATACAAAACTGCCTTCTCTCTGATTTCAATCGTTTCGGTTTGGGAGTCAATCATGATAATCAAATCCCTGATTCCAGACCTCCGAACATCAGGCAGGGAAACGGCAACGTGGTGGAACCAAATAGGCCTGAGCGAAGGAACGTCGAACAACGAGTCTCGCTCCCTAAGAGCATTTCTGTCCGCTCGAGCGGTTATCTCAAGTTGAAAGCACAAGGTGGAGGAAACAATGGAGGTCCCAGCCAGGGAAAAACTAAGCAAAAATCTACAAATCCACCACTTACTGAATCT CAGCAAAGAGTGTATGTTCCAGGAGGGAAGAAGGAAGAGGAGGCAGTAGAGTTTGATGTTTACAACCAAGGGATGTTCAAGACAGAGCTGTGCAACAAATGGCAGGAGACTGGGACTTGCCCTTATGGAGAAAACTGTCAGTTTGCTCATGGTATCACAGAGCTGCGCCCAGTGATTAGGCATCCACGCTACAAGACTGAGGTCTGTCGTATGGTCCTAGCAGGTGATATGTGCCCCTATGGTCACCGTTGCCACTTCCGTCACTCCCTCACTGAGGAAGAGCGACGAACAGGTCCAGCCCTCTTCTGA
- the LOC132624032 gene encoding zinc finger CCCH domain-containing protein 14 isoform X2 — MQNENPSSDGLNTSTIDVNKNYTSSDATSPHLADNPFLSPTSTHQFDSSEFIPNFYSTFSRSSNSPSLTSFDDTDDLVIDHHRLHQPSYVLEYQQLYNRYTLCLAHLQESIKEVEALHQENESLRLVNTDLDRRLSLLTQATIQNCLLSDFNRFGLGVNHDNQIPDSRPPNIRQGNGNVVEPNRPERRNVEQRVSLPKSISVRSSGYLKLKAQGGGNNGGPSQGKTKQKSTNPPLTESQRVYVPGGKKEEEAVEFDVYNQGMFKTELCNKWQETGTCPYGENCQFAHGITELRPVIRHPRYKTEVCRMVLAGDMCPYGHRCHFRHSLTEEERRTGPALF; from the exons ATGCAGAACGAAAATCCTTCAAGTGATGGCCTTAACACCAGCACCATTGATGTCAACAAAAACTATACTTCCTCTGATGCAACTTCACCACACTTGGCTGATAATCCATTTCTCTCACCTACCTCAACTCACCAATTCGATTCCTCTGAATTCATCCCCAATTTCTACTCTACTTTCTCTCGTAGCTCAAATTCACCTTCCTTAACCTCCTTTGACGATACTGATGACCTCGTCATTGATCACCACCGCCTCCATCAACCTAGCTATGTTCTCGAGTACCAGCAACTCTACAATCGCTACACTCTCTGCCTTGCTCATCTACAGGAATCTATCAAAGAAGTTGAAGCTCTTCATCAGGAGAATGAATCTCTCAGGCTTGTTAACACCGATTTGGATCGACGCCTTAGCCTCCTCACTCAGGCTACCATACAAAACTGCCTTCTCTCTGATTTCAATCGTTTCGGTTTGGGAGTCAATCATGATAATCAAATCCCTGATTCCAGACCTCCGAACATCAGGCAGGGAAACGGCAACGTGGTGGAACCAAATAGGCCTGAGCGAAGGAACGTCGAACAACGAGTCTCGCTCCCTAAGAGCATTTCTGTCCGCTCGAGCGGTTATCTCAAGTTGAAAGCACAAGGTGGAGGAAACAATGGAGGTCCCAGCCAGGGAAAAACTAAGCAAAAATCTACAAATCCACCACTTACTGAATCT CAAAGAGTGTATGTTCCAGGAGGGAAGAAGGAAGAGGAGGCAGTAGAGTTTGATGTTTACAACCAAGGGATGTTCAAGACAGAGCTGTGCAACAAATGGCAGGAGACTGGGACTTGCCCTTATGGAGAAAACTGTCAGTTTGCTCATGGTATCACAGAGCTGCGCCCAGTGATTAGGCATCCACGCTACAAGACTGAGGTCTGTCGTATGGTCCTAGCAGGTGATATGTGCCCCTATGGTCACCGTTGCCACTTCCGTCACTCCCTCACTGAGGAAGAGCGACGAACAGGTCCAGCCCTCTTCTGA